The following are encoded together in the Geobacter sulfurreducens PCA genome:
- a CDS encoding B12-binding domain-containing radical SAM protein: MKILFVAPGWPRGRLWGELGFKFPSLALAALAAVTPPEWDAALCDESRETIDFNAPCDLVAITAMTPQAPRAYEIAAGFRARGKTVVMGGFHASNLPDEALGHVDAVVVGEGELSWPLLLADFQAGRLQRLYRSPGLLPMASIPVARREIFAGKGYLLTNTLQTTRGCPFDCEFCSVTAFYGRKYRERPVEAVLAELETLRKANSFAFFVDDNLVADRRYALPLFRGMKGMGFKWLSHAPIDFAGDEELMRAAGESGCIGMFVGFESLDQEALAAMGKVTNSSSAFLDQARKFRDHGIGILGSFVLGYDGDTPDSFGRILRFCEEARIEAAIFPILTPYPGTAVRRRLEAEGRITSNDWRDYDMGHVTFRPTGMTARELQDGHDWLNRSFYSFGSMWRRIGKLHRSVQVFGPMNLGFRSAIRKSDKTKAS, from the coding sequence ATGAAGATTCTCTTCGTGGCGCCGGGCTGGCCCCGGGGCAGGCTCTGGGGCGAACTGGGCTTCAAGTTCCCGTCCCTTGCCCTGGCCGCCCTGGCTGCGGTTACTCCGCCCGAGTGGGACGCGGCCCTCTGCGACGAGAGCCGGGAGACCATCGACTTCAATGCCCCGTGCGATCTGGTGGCCATCACCGCCATGACCCCCCAGGCGCCCCGGGCCTACGAGATCGCCGCCGGCTTCCGCGCCCGGGGAAAAACCGTCGTCATGGGGGGATTCCACGCCAGCAATCTCCCGGACGAGGCCCTCGGCCACGTGGACGCCGTGGTGGTGGGCGAAGGGGAACTCTCCTGGCCCCTGCTGCTGGCGGATTTCCAGGCGGGCCGGCTCCAGCGCCTCTACCGGTCCCCGGGGCTCCTGCCCATGGCATCGATCCCGGTGGCCCGGCGCGAGATCTTCGCCGGCAAGGGGTATCTGCTGACCAACACCCTCCAGACCACCCGGGGTTGCCCCTTTGACTGCGAATTCTGCTCGGTCACCGCTTTTTACGGCCGCAAGTACCGGGAGCGCCCCGTCGAAGCGGTGCTGGCCGAGCTGGAAACCCTGCGCAAGGCCAATTCCTTTGCCTTTTTCGTGGACGACAACCTGGTGGCCGACCGCCGCTACGCCCTGCCCCTGTTCCGGGGGATGAAGGGAATGGGATTCAAGTGGCTCTCCCATGCCCCCATCGATTTCGCCGGTGATGAGGAGTTGATGCGGGCCGCCGGCGAATCGGGCTGCATCGGCATGTTCGTGGGATTCGAGTCCCTGGACCAGGAGGCCCTGGCCGCCATGGGAAAGGTGACCAACAGCTCCTCCGCGTTCCTGGACCAGGCCCGGAAATTCCGGGACCACGGCATCGGCATCCTCGGGTCCTTTGTCCTGGGCTACGACGGCGACACCCCGGACTCCTTCGGACGCATCCTCCGCTTCTGCGAAGAGGCCCGGATCGAGGCGGCCATCTTCCCGATCCTCACCCCCTACCCCGGTACCGCCGTACGCCGGCGGCTGGAGGCCGAGGGGCGGATCACCTCCAACGACTGGCGCGACTACGACATGGGGCACGTGACCTTCCGCCCCACGGGAATGACCGCCCGGGAGCTCCAGGATGGGCACGACTGGCTCAACCGCTCCTTCTACTCCTTCGGCTCCATGTGGCGGCGCATCGGCAAGCTGCACCGCTCGGTACAGGTCTTCGGCCCCATGAACCTGGGGTTCCGCAGCGCCATCCGAAAATCCGACAAAACGAAAGCCTCCTGA
- a CDS encoding phosphopantetheine-binding protein, with protein sequence MSDQLIVQVKQMIIDALRIEGMSPDDIDTDAPLFGEGLGLDSIDALQLVVAMEKDFGVVVPDAATGTKVFASVRSMADHIAANRK encoded by the coding sequence ATGTCCGACCAACTTATTGTGCAGGTAAAGCAGATGATCATCGACGCCCTCCGGATCGAGGGAATGTCCCCCGACGACATCGACACCGACGCCCCCCTCTTCGGCGAAGGGCTCGGCCTCGATTCCATCGACGCCCTCCAACTCGTGGTGGCCATGGAGAAGGATTTCGGCGTGGTGGTCCCCGACGCCGCCACCGGCACCAAGGTCTTCGCGTCGGTCCGAAGCATGGCCGACCATATCGCCGCCAACCGGAAATGA